A window of Patescibacteria group bacterium contains these coding sequences:
- a CDS encoding AAA family ATPase has translation MATRSVLEKNPAFDAAIRFMEGDDPFVFVTGRAGTGKSTLLKEFRKTTKLKCAYLAPTGVAALNIEGETIHSFFRFSPGITLFEAQHDGKEAPPQLYQSVDALVIDEISMVRADLMDCMDIFLRTVRRDKRPFGGVRVIAIGDLFQLPPVIRSDERTAFADRYGTPYFFSSDVVRNLTDVGKVAFIELETVYRQRDKDFVSLLNTVRDRSMDAAQLNKLNDRVDGKLKGDAASYIYLTTTNAAADEVNDRRLKALSGKAVAYEGRTTGGFPERDMPTDASLLLKKGARVMFVKNDGEGRWVNGTLGTVTKLNDVSVEVLTDDDETFTVSPTTWTLYRSAYDQKAKTLDQEKVGTFTQVPLRLAWAATIHKSQGKTFDKVIVDLGTGAFAAGQVYVALSRCRTLEGIVLAKPVMLRHLMMDERVMEFMSGLM, from the coding sequence ATGGCGACCCGTTCGGTTTTAGAGAAAAATCCTGCGTTCGACGCCGCGATCCGTTTCATGGAAGGGGACGACCCCTTCGTTTTCGTGACCGGCCGCGCCGGGACGGGGAAATCCACCCTGCTGAAGGAGTTTCGCAAGACCACGAAGCTCAAATGCGCCTATCTCGCGCCCACCGGGGTCGCCGCGCTCAACATCGAAGGGGAAACCATCCATTCCTTTTTTCGCTTCTCCCCGGGCATCACCCTGTTCGAGGCGCAGCATGACGGCAAGGAAGCCCCGCCGCAGCTGTACCAGTCCGTCGACGCGCTCGTGATCGACGAGATCTCCATGGTGCGCGCCGACCTCATGGACTGCATGGACATCTTCCTGCGCACCGTCCGCCGCGACAAGCGCCCGTTCGGCGGGGTGCGCGTGATCGCCATCGGCGACCTGTTCCAGCTCCCGCCCGTCATCCGCTCCGACGAACGCACCGCCTTCGCCGACCGCTACGGCACCCCGTACTTCTTTTCCTCCGACGTGGTGCGGAACCTCACCGACGTTGGCAAGGTCGCCTTCATCGAGCTCGAAACGGTCTACCGCCAGCGCGACAAGGATTTCGTGTCGCTGCTTAACACCGTGCGCGACCGGTCCATGGACGCCGCGCAGTTGAACAAGCTCAACGACCGCGTGGACGGCAAGCTCAAGGGCGATGCCGCCAGCTACATCTACCTCACCACCACCAACGCCGCCGCCGATGAAGTGAACGACCGCCGCCTTAAGGCGCTCTCCGGCAAGGCCGTGGCGTACGAAGGCCGCACCACCGGCGGCTTCCCCGAGCGCGACATGCCAACGGACGCAAGCCTGCTCCTCAAGAAAGGCGCCCGCGTGATGTTCGTGAAGAACGACGGCGAAGGCCGCTGGGTGAACGGCACGCTCGGCACCGTCACCAAGCTCAACGACGTTTCCGTAGAGGTCCTTACCGACGATGACGAGACCTTCACCGTTTCGCCCACCACGTGGACGCTCTACCGCTCCGCATACGACCAGAAGGCCAAGACGCTCGATCAGGAAAAAGTAGGCACCTTCACCCAGGTCCCGCTCCGCCTAGCGTGGGCGGCGACGATTCATAAGAGCCAGGGCAAGACCTTCGACAAGGTGATCGTCGACCTCGGCACCGGGGCATTTGCTGCGGGGCAGGTGTACGTGGCATTGAGCCGGTGCCGGACTCTGGAGGGAATCGTGCTGGCTAAGCCGGTGATGCTAAGGCATCTGATGATGGATGAGCGGGTGATGGAGTTCATGAGCGGGTTGATGTAG
- a CDS encoding Fic family protein gives MRIGANVKQKEGYKAFIPDRFPPGGASFVTQPETIRLLAEATLRLGKLDGITKLLPDIGFFIFMYVKKEAAYSSQIEGTRAKLSDALQAEIEKVPGLPQDVDDILHYIQAMDAGLERLKDFPLTLRLLKDVHEVLMTDARSDHDPRPGQFRNDQNWIDGTSPFDARYVPPPAHELLRTLGDLEMFLHKSKEIPPLLKAGIAHAQFETIHPFRDGNGRMGRLLMTFYLCQQGILARPVLYLSAFLKKHRKAYFERLDEYREGSVEAWLQFFLKGVIEVATEAIATCDAIVMLRERDMVTIALLPRKTSVGALAVLKELYKSPIINARRIEEVAGVSRQGAYNLARRLVKEGILHPQEKRYGQTYKHKEYLKLFEQNGT, from the coding sequence ATGCGAATCGGGGCCAATGTAAAGCAAAAAGAAGGATATAAAGCCTTCATTCCTGACCGATTTCCACCGGGCGGGGCTTCCTTCGTTACGCAGCCTGAGACAATCCGGCTGCTTGCCGAGGCTACGTTGCGTCTAGGTAAGCTGGATGGCATCACCAAGCTGTTGCCTGATATCGGCTTCTTCATCTTCATGTACGTGAAGAAGGAAGCGGCCTATTCGAGCCAGATCGAGGGCACGAGGGCGAAATTGAGCGATGCGTTGCAGGCGGAAATCGAGAAAGTCCCGGGTCTGCCGCAGGACGTGGACGACATCCTGCATTATATCCAGGCCATGGATGCCGGATTGGAGAGATTGAAAGATTTTCCATTGACGCTACGGCTTCTTAAGGACGTGCACGAGGTGCTGATGACGGATGCCCGCAGCGACCATGACCCGAGGCCCGGCCAGTTTCGTAATGACCAGAACTGGATTGACGGGACGAGCCCGTTCGACGCGAGGTACGTGCCGCCGCCGGCACATGAGCTGTTGCGGACCTTGGGTGACTTGGAAATGTTCCTCCACAAGTCCAAGGAGATCCCGCCGTTGTTGAAGGCGGGAATCGCGCACGCGCAGTTCGAGACCATCCATCCGTTCCGCGACGGGAACGGGCGGATGGGTCGCCTGCTCATGACGTTCTACCTGTGCCAACAGGGAATCCTGGCTCGGCCGGTCCTGTACCTCTCCGCCTTCCTGAAGAAGCATCGCAAGGCGTATTTCGAACGTCTTGATGAATATCGGGAGGGATCCGTCGAAGCGTGGCTGCAATTCTTCCTGAAAGGCGTCATCGAGGTGGCGACCGAGGCGATCGCAACATGTGATGCCATCGTCATGTTGCGCGAGCGTGACATGGTAACGATCGCGTTGCTTCCAAGGAAGACGAGCGTCGGGGCTCTGGCGGTGCTCAAGGAGCTGTATAAGTCGCCAATCATCAACGCGCGGAGAATCGAGGAAGTCGCGGGCGTCTCGCGCCAAGGGGCATATAACCTCGCCCGTCGGCTTGTCAAAGAAGGGATCCTCCACCCGCAAGAGAAGCGCTACGGCCAGACCTACAAGCATAAGGAGTACCTCAAGCTGTTCGAGCAAAACGGCACATAA
- a CDS encoding phosphomannomutase/phosphoglucomutase codes for MRFPAEIFRSYDVRGTVDQLSDELAFAVGAATVRLTGAKRLVVGRDMRPTSPSFAAEVARGAMSEGAEVVDIGMCTTPMFNFAVFNWAEHEAGVMVTASHNPPEYNGFKMTRGNAMPISGEEIREAIEADKALGGQGLSAAAFTPEALSPPVTHLDVKPPYLARLFALAQMPKLNGMKVVVDAGNGMAGVILPDIFSRLDAKLTALYFEPDGTFPNHEANPIKLDTLRDLVATVKREGAAIGVAFDGDADRIGFVDENGEPIGGDQMLGLLASLRLKEHPGKAVVWSPNASWAVRDAIKEHGGRSVSEKVGRTNFIRRVQMERAAIGGEVSAHYFYPEFGGMESSEFTILLVLKALADSGKPMSELIAPYRRYARSPETNFEAREKDKALAALDAKYASEAVSIDRLDGARYEFADWWFNVRKSNTEPLLRVNAEAASKEHLDSRLKEIAGIIENA; via the coding sequence ATGCGATTCCCAGCAGAGATTTTCCGCTCCTACGACGTGCGCGGCACCGTGGACCAGTTGAGCGACGAGCTCGCGTTCGCCGTCGGGGCGGCCACGGTGCGTCTCACGGGGGCCAAGAGGCTTGTCGTCGGACGGGACATGCGGCCGACAAGCCCGAGCTTTGCCGCGGAAGTGGCGCGCGGGGCGATGTCTGAAGGGGCCGAGGTGGTGGATATCGGGATGTGTACCACGCCCATGTTCAACTTCGCGGTGTTCAACTGGGCCGAGCATGAGGCAGGGGTGATGGTGACAGCTTCGCACAATCCGCCGGAGTACAACGGATTCAAGATGACGCGAGGGAACGCGATGCCGATCAGCGGGGAGGAGATTCGTGAGGCGATCGAGGCGGACAAGGCCTTAGGCGGACAAGGCCTCAGCGCTGCGGCCTTCACGCCTGAGGCCTTATCGCCTCCCGTCACCCATCTCGACGTGAAGCCCCCGTACCTCGCCCGTCTGTTCGCACTCGCGCAGATGCCGAAGCTGAACGGCATGAAGGTCGTTGTCGACGCGGGCAACGGGATGGCTGGCGTCATTCTTCCCGACATTTTTTCGAGGCTCGACGCGAAGCTCACGGCGCTCTATTTCGAGCCGGACGGGACGTTTCCGAATCATGAAGCGAATCCGATCAAGCTCGACACGCTCCGCGACCTCGTCGCGACGGTGAAGCGCGAAGGGGCGGCGATTGGCGTCGCCTTCGACGGGGACGCGGACCGCATCGGGTTCGTGGATGAGAACGGGGAGCCGATCGGCGGCGACCAGATGCTTGGGTTGCTCGCTTCTTTACGCCTGAAAGAACATCCCGGCAAGGCAGTGGTGTGGAGCCCGAACGCGAGCTGGGCCGTGCGCGACGCGATCAAGGAACACGGCGGAAGGTCCGTGTCGGAAAAAGTCGGGCGCACCAACTTCATCAGGCGCGTGCAAATGGAAAGGGCCGCCATCGGCGGGGAGGTGAGCGCGCACTACTTCTACCCGGAGTTCGGCGGGATGGAATCGAGCGAGTTCACGATACTGCTGGTCCTGAAGGCCCTTGCGGATTCCGGGAAGCCGATGTCCGAGCTGATCGCGCCATACCGCCGGTACGCCCGCAGCCCCGAGACGAATTTCGAGGCGCGCGAAAAGGACAAGGCGCTCGCCGCGCTCGACGCGAAATACGCATCCGAAGCCGTCTCCATCGACCGGCTCGACGGCGCCCGGTATGAGTTCGCCGACTGGTGGTTCAACGTACGCAAGTCCAACACCGAACCGCTGTTACGCGTGAACGCCGAAGCGGCCTCGAAGGAACATCTCGATTCCAGGCTCAAGGAGATTGCCGGAATCATCGAAAACGCCTAA
- a CDS encoding very short patch repair endonuclease codes for MATPISLASFLTKASIFARASSMSQSSGISGKTAEMALTLLIFHEFPEVCSSVLGAGILARVYPLHPKKAMDIFSPKKRSEIMSAIRSKGTKPEKTVFRALRASGIYFRTHYKRAVGTPDIALPKKKIAIFIDGDFWHGYRYPAWKRKLKPFWRAKIERNRARDKRTFARLRRDGWKVLRIWEHELTKSRAETTIRRIAEYLSHI; via the coding sequence ATGGCGACGCCGATCTCGCTCGCTTCCTTCCTCACAAAGGCCTCGATCTTTGCCAGAGCCTCCTCGATGTCGCAGTCTTCCGGAATTTCCGGAAAAACGGCAGAGATGGCCTTGACCCTCTTAATCTTCCATGAATTTCCTGAGGTCTGTTCGAGCGTCCTAGGTGCTGGCATATTAGCCAGAGTCTATCCGCTCCACCCGAAAAAGGCCATGGATATCTTTTCTCCGAAAAAACGCAGTGAAATAATGTCTGCGATCCGCAGCAAGGGCACGAAGCCGGAAAAGACCGTCTTCCGTGCGCTTCGGGCTAGCGGTATCTACTTCCGGACCCACTACAAGCGAGCCGTCGGGACGCCGGACATCGCCTTGCCCAAAAAGAAAATCGCCATCTTCATCGATGGTGATTTTTGGCATGGCTACCGCTACCCTGCCTGGAAGCGCAAGCTCAAGCCGTTCTGGAGGGCGAAGATTGAACGCAACCGGGCTCGTGATAAACGCACATTCGCGAGGCTACGACGTGATGGATGGAAGGTGCTGCGAATATGGGAACATGAGTTGACGAAATCCAGAGCGGAGACGACCATCCGACGGATTGCCGAATATCTATCCCACATTTAG
- the dcm gene encoding DNA (cytosine-5-)-methyltransferase, whose translation MNLGGAIRSAREELGVGIKKLAAELDIDYSHLSKIENCHIKPSKDLLMRLAYALQKDVDEWLILSGCLPTDIARAAAQDPAGFLKNLRRSKYCKPEGGSVMKKNTRNPVISLFTGAGGMDLGLEEAGFDTVLSVEFNPVFRQTIRLNRPDWNPVDDHNGDVTKISVDYILEKTGLKPGQAALVVGGAPCQPFSNLGSKRGTADSRGTLFQDFIRIVKGVRPKGFIFENVEGLTQDKHKGVISTLESAFANLGYRVSSKILLAADYGVPQKRKRLFVIGVRSGKNAPSFPEPTHSKTNEPGKKAWVTVREAFAKIPKERLNQNDCHSMNHSPGMLKRLSLVPAGGNFKDLPKRLLPDCWKSGKYQGQDTFGRVKWNEPSVTIRTCGYNPTKGRYIHPSENRGLNTIEMAVLQSFPIDYKYCGGLKTVGEQIGNAVPPGLAKAVGLSMKEAIGLA comes from the coding sequence ATGAACCTTGGCGGCGCAATCAGATCCGCAAGAGAGGAGCTCGGTGTCGGCATTAAAAAACTTGCCGCCGAACTTGATATCGATTACTCGCACCTGAGTAAGATCGAGAACTGTCACATCAAGCCGTCAAAGGACCTGCTCATGCGACTCGCTTATGCGCTCCAAAAAGACGTCGACGAATGGCTGATCCTCTCGGGTTGTCTCCCAACCGACATCGCCAGGGCCGCCGCTCAGGACCCCGCGGGATTTCTAAAAAACCTTAGACGTTCTAAATACTGTAAACCTGAAGGAGGGAGTGTGATGAAAAAAAATACGCGAAACCCAGTCATCAGTCTTTTCACCGGAGCGGGCGGAATGGATCTCGGATTGGAGGAAGCGGGATTCGATACCGTGCTATCCGTTGAATTCAATCCCGTATTTCGTCAGACGATCCGCCTGAATCGTCCTGATTGGAATCCGGTCGACGACCATAACGGCGACGTGACGAAAATCTCCGTCGATTATATTTTGGAGAAAACCGGTTTAAAACCGGGCCAGGCCGCGCTGGTCGTCGGCGGCGCACCCTGTCAGCCTTTCAGCAATCTCGGCTCAAAGAGAGGCACGGCCGATTCCCGCGGAACGCTTTTCCAGGATTTCATCAGAATCGTAAAAGGCGTCAGGCCAAAGGGTTTCATCTTCGAGAACGTGGAGGGTCTGACACAGGACAAGCATAAAGGAGTGATCTCCACTTTGGAGAGCGCGTTTGCGAATCTCGGTTACCGCGTGTCCTCAAAAATCCTTCTGGCCGCCGACTACGGCGTTCCTCAGAAACGAAAACGCCTTTTCGTCATCGGGGTCAGATCCGGAAAAAATGCTCCGTCCTTCCCCGAGCCTACGCATTCAAAAACCAACGAGCCTGGAAAAAAGGCATGGGTTACGGTTCGTGAAGCCTTCGCGAAGATTCCGAAAGAACGTTTGAACCAGAATGATTGCCATTCCATGAATCATTCGCCTGGCATGCTAAAGCGACTTTCCTTGGTTCCAGCAGGAGGAAACTTTAAGGATCTCCCGAAACGACTGCTCCCCGATTGCTGGAAAAGCGGCAAGTATCAGGGTCAGGATACCTTCGGCAGGGTCAAGTGGAACGAACCGTCAGTGACCATCCGAACCTGCGGATATAATCCGACAAAAGGACGATACATTCATCCGTCCGAAAACCGCGGTCTTAACACGATCGAGATGGCCGTATTGCAAAGTTTCCCGATCGATTACAAATATTGCGGCGGACTGAAGACAGTCGGAGAGCAGATCGGCAATGCGGTGCCGCCCGGTCTCGCAAAAGCAGTGGGCCTTTCCATGAAAGAAGCGATCGGCTTAGCCTGA
- a CDS encoding phenylalanine--tRNA ligase subunit beta → MADGSCPMNILASYNWIREYLKTDLSAEEFAKKTTAAGNGVERMEILAEKFDKMVVGVVKAVKAHPNADKLRIAQTDIGPSTSLRTGGAVEIVCGGANLKEGQRVAVALPGSKVRWHGQGDLVAIKETELRGVKSHGMICAPAEIGFEKMPCGEQDIWDLSAITNAKAGTSLAKALELDDVVFDIEVTSNRPDCKSIVGQAREGAAVIGAKQINKNSFTLPTLKTLTTLKISVKDWDLCKKYEAVLIDGVTVGPSPWWLQKKLLLAGHRPINNVVDVTNLVLHELGQPMHAFDADKLEGGEIVVRRAKKDESMKALDGKDYDLTEKMLVIADGKKPVAIAGVMGGMETGTSASTTRIILESATFDPVSVRRTSRALNLASDSSLLFEKGLSTEATGHTLARAVELILEVAGGKVASKIWSDRAAPYKAPAFPFDPEQASRLIGVEIPEKRQLKMLMDLGFMVGKKRKDGYAVTVPFWRDHDIEGSRDFVEEIARIYGYANIPSKLPEGELPHATLDPMIAWERRTKDILKAAGLTETYSYAFMSPQQLERYSIPIEAAVKIANPLSSEHEYMRPSLIPTMLTTVEANQGRFPDMALFELAPAYLPNAKDIPSPLMRLVVAVTGKDGAAAFRLAKGTLERFFREDGVRHFRLEREADEFWHPGRSAKIWIDDHLHMGTIGEVSPAVAKAFGLDVRTVLVDIDFEALLPHLSTAKSYRAIPTYPEVKRDLAFVVANRTEYGTIEGEMKNASPLLHAVEPFDVYRGTGVEEGKKSVAVHLSFRSMEKTLEAAEVDGEMMKLAKVLEKEFGAVVRS, encoded by the coding sequence ATGGCTGACGGCTCCTGCCCTATGAACATCCTCGCTTCGTACAACTGGATTCGCGAATACCTGAAGACCGACCTGTCGGCCGAAGAGTTTGCGAAGAAGACGACGGCCGCCGGGAACGGCGTGGAGCGGATGGAAATCCTTGCCGAGAAGTTCGACAAGATGGTGGTCGGCGTCGTGAAAGCGGTGAAGGCGCATCCGAATGCGGACAAGTTGCGCATCGCGCAGACGGACATCGGCCCTTCGACTTCGCTCAGGACCGGCGGCGCCGTCGAGATCGTGTGCGGCGGGGCGAACCTCAAGGAAGGGCAGCGCGTCGCCGTCGCGCTTCCCGGCTCGAAGGTCCGATGGCATGGCCAAGGCGACCTGGTCGCGATCAAGGAGACCGAACTGCGCGGCGTGAAGAGTCACGGGATGATCTGCGCTCCCGCGGAGATCGGGTTCGAGAAGATGCCCTGTGGCGAGCAGGACATCTGGGACCTGTCCGCGATCACGAACGCAAAGGCTGGCACGTCGCTCGCAAAGGCGCTTGAGCTCGATGACGTCGTATTCGACATCGAAGTAACCTCGAACCGCCCGGACTGCAAATCGATCGTCGGACAAGCTCGCGAAGGAGCAGCGGTGATCGGAGCAAAACAAATAAATAAAAACTCCTTCACCCTTCCCACCCTTAAAACCCTTACAACCCTTAAGATTTCCGTCAAAGACTGGGATCTTTGCAAGAAATACGAAGCCGTCCTCATCGACGGCGTCACGGTCGGCCCTTCGCCATGGTGGCTGCAGAAGAAGCTTCTCCTCGCCGGGCATCGTCCCATCAACAACGTGGTGGACGTCACGAACCTCGTGCTGCACGAGCTGGGACAGCCTATGCATGCGTTCGATGCGGACAAACTTGAAGGGGGAGAGATCGTGGTGCGTCGTGCCAAGAAAGACGAGAGCATGAAGGCGCTCGACGGCAAGGACTACGACCTCACCGAGAAGATGCTCGTGATCGCGGACGGGAAGAAACCCGTGGCCATCGCGGGCGTGATGGGCGGGATGGAGACCGGGACGAGCGCGTCGACGACCCGCATCATCCTCGAGAGTGCCACGTTCGACCCGGTGTCTGTCCGTCGCACGAGTCGCGCCCTTAACCTCGCCTCGGACTCTTCACTGTTGTTCGAGAAGGGACTGTCCACCGAAGCGACGGGCCATACGCTCGCTCGCGCCGTCGAGCTCATCCTCGAAGTCGCCGGCGGAAAGGTCGCGAGCAAAATCTGGAGCGACCGGGCCGCGCCATACAAGGCTCCAGCGTTCCCGTTTGACCCGGAACAGGCGAGCCGGCTGATCGGCGTGGAGATCCCCGAGAAGAGGCAGCTGAAGATGCTCATGGACCTCGGATTCATGGTCGGAAAGAAGCGCAAGGACGGGTATGCGGTGACGGTCCCGTTCTGGCGCGACCACGACATCGAGGGGAGCCGTGACTTCGTGGAGGAAATCGCCCGCATCTACGGCTACGCCAACATCCCAAGCAAACTGCCCGAGGGCGAGCTGCCGCACGCCACCCTCGACCCGATGATCGCCTGGGAGCGCCGCACCAAGGACATCCTCAAGGCCGCCGGGCTCACCGAGACGTACTCGTACGCGTTCATGTCGCCCCAGCAACTGGAGCGCTATTCCATTCCCATCGAAGCGGCCGTGAAGATCGCGAACCCGCTTTCTTCCGAGCACGAGTACATGCGCCCGAGCCTCATCCCGACCATGCTCACGACCGTGGAGGCGAACCAAGGCCGCTTCCCGGACATGGCGCTGTTCGAGCTCGCCCCGGCGTATCTTCCCAACGCGAAGGACATCCCGTCGCCCCTCATGCGCCTCGTCGTCGCCGTGACGGGGAAAGACGGCGCAGCCGCGTTCCGTTTAGCCAAAGGCACCCTCGAGCGCTTCTTCCGCGAAGACGGCGTCCGCCATTTCCGTCTTGAACGAGAAGCGGATGAGTTCTGGCATCCAGGACGTTCGGCGAAAATCTGGATCGACGACCACCTGCACATGGGCACCATCGGCGAGGTGTCGCCGGCGGTCGCCAAGGCGTTCGGCCTCGACGTGCGGACGGTCCTTGTCGATATCGACTTCGAGGCATTGCTCCCGCATCTTTCGACCGCGAAGAGCTACCGCGCGATCCCGACGTATCCGGAAGTGAAGCGTGACCTCGCGTTCGTCGTCGCCAATCGCACCGAGTACGGCACCATCGAAGGGGAGATGAAGAACGCGTCGCCGCTCTTGCATGCCGTGGAACCGTTCGACGTGTATCGCGGAACGGGCGTCGAAGAAGGAAAGAAGTCGGTGGCGGTGCACCTGTCGTTCCGTTCCATGGAGAAGACCCTGGAGGCGGCCGAGGTGGATGGGGAGATGATGAAGCTCGCGAAGGTGCTTGAGAAGGAGTTTGGGGCGGTGGTGAGGAGCTAA
- a CDS encoding phenylalanine--tRNA ligase subunit alpha yields the protein MQTQFDKLKSDALAALKKAADRDALEALRVELLGRKGKMAELMKRMAGLADEERKLAGKTANEVKQAMEAAFAAAEKRVLSSEAGAMAEKEWIDVTEPGVAPHEGHLHPVSTAIAQVTDIFSRIGFTRVRAPEIDWDWYAFESLNMPKDHPARDDWETFFIAPTSAQCSEGRLGRIVLTPHTSNSQVREIEKGKLPIRMININRTYRRQSDVTHVPMFHQFEGLMIGEGLSVAHLKGVLDHFARNFFGEGRSIRLRPHHFRFTEPSFEVDISCDNCGGKENVACRLCKTGWLELGGAGMVHPNVLKAGGLDPEKVTGFAFGWGVERTLMMREGIKIDDIRILYRNDLRFVQQF from the coding sequence ATGCAGACTCAATTCGACAAACTCAAATCCGACGCGCTCGCCGCGCTTAAGAAGGCGGCCGACCGCGACGCGCTCGAAGCCTTGCGCGTGGAACTCCTTGGCCGCAAAGGGAAGATGGCCGAGCTCATGAAGCGGATGGCGGGCCTGGCCGACGAAGAACGCAAGCTCGCGGGCAAGACGGCCAACGAGGTGAAGCAGGCCATGGAGGCAGCCTTCGCCGCGGCCGAAAAGCGCGTCCTGTCGTCCGAAGCCGGGGCGATGGCCGAAAAGGAATGGATCGACGTCACCGAGCCCGGCGTCGCGCCGCACGAAGGGCACTTGCATCCGGTCTCGACCGCGATCGCGCAGGTCACCGACATCTTTTCGCGCATCGGCTTCACGCGCGTGCGCGCGCCCGAGATCGACTGGGACTGGTACGCGTTCGAGTCGCTCAACATGCCCAAGGACCATCCCGCGCGCGACGACTGGGAAACGTTCTTCATCGCCCCGACCAGCGCGCAGTGCTCCGAGGGGAGGTTGGGCCGCATCGTCCTGACGCCGCATACGAGCAACAGCCAGGTCCGTGAAATCGAAAAAGGGAAGTTGCCGATCCGGATGATCAACATCAACCGGACCTATCGCCGCCAGAGCGATGTCACGCACGTCCCCATGTTCCACCAGTTCGAGGGGCTCATGATCGGCGAAGGATTGTCCGTCGCGCATCTCAAGGGCGTGCTCGACCATTTCGCGCGCAACTTCTTCGGTGAGGGCCGCTCCATTCGCCTTCGTCCGCATCACTTCCGCTTCACGGAGCCGAGCTTCGAGGTCGACATCTCCTGCGACAACTGCGGAGGCAAGGAGAACGTAGCCTGCCGCCTGTGCAAGACCGGCTGGCTCGAGCTCGGCGGCGCCGGCATGGTGCATCCGAACGTGCTCAAGGCTGGCGGTCTCGACCCGGAAAAGGTCACCGGCTTCGCCTTCGGTTGGGGAGTCGAACGGACGCTTATGATGCGGGAGGGGATTAAGATCGATGACATCAGGATCCTTTATAGGAACGACCTGCGGTTCGTGCAGCAATTCTGA
- a CDS encoding four helix bundle protein, whose translation MTEQPYKKLLAWEAADRFVVAVYQATANFPEEEKFGLTSQLRRAASSIALNIVEGQARATRPDFVRFLVISRGSAAECAYLLELSTKLGYLSKEKYAILEQLRGRTGFLLRRMIEALK comes from the coding sequence GTGACGGAACAACCGTACAAGAAACTGCTTGCGTGGGAAGCTGCGGACCGGTTCGTCGTCGCTGTGTATCAAGCGACCGCCAATTTTCCTGAAGAGGAGAAGTTCGGTCTCACGTCACAACTTCGCCGTGCCGCATCGTCAATCGCCCTGAACATCGTTGAAGGACAGGCAAGGGCCACCCGGCCGGATTTTGTCAGGTTCCTTGTAATCAGCCGTGGTTCTGCCGCCGAATGTGCCTACTTATTGGAACTTTCCACCAAGCTCGGATATCTCTCCAAAGAGAAATACGCTATACTAGAACAATTGCGGGGCAGGACAGGGTTCCTTTTGCGGCGGATGATCGAAGCTCTTAAATAA
- a CDS encoding four helix bundle protein, whose translation MKTGSYKELIVWQRAMELVEEVYRLTEDFPKEEIYGLTSQMRRCAVSIPSNIAEGKMRGTDNEFHRFLSIAFGSAAELETQILLSQRLPGTRHLESAKTIDLLSEILRMINALTS comes from the coding sequence ATGAAGACAGGATCTTATAAAGAGTTGATTGTCTGGCAACGGGCGATGGAGTTGGTTGAAGAGGTGTACCGTTTGACGGAAGACTTTCCCAAAGAAGAGATTTACGGACTGACGTCTCAGATGCGGAGGTGTGCCGTGTCCATTCCGTCGAATATTGCTGAGGGGAAGATGCGAGGAACTGATAACGAATTTCACCGCTTCCTTTCAATTGCCTTTGGTTCCGCAGCCGAACTGGAAACGCAGATCCTTCTTTCGCAACGACTGCCAGGAACCAGGCATTTGGAATCGGCAAAGACAATCGATTTATTGAGTGAAATCCTTCGGATGATTAACGCCCTGACGTCATAA
- a CDS encoding tryptophan-rich sensory protein — translation MLTKSNFVIVTLVFLTALAGSLVTARGMDWYRTIQVPAWTPGGNVIGTVWTVLFVLAAVSIIVYWTHARRGREFRRVIGGFVVNGLLNVGWSVTFFGLHLVGPAVLVSAALAANVAWLIWQVRPTSRAASWLLAPYFAWVCFATYLTFAIWRPNG, via the coding sequence ATGCTCACCAAGTCGAACTTCGTCATCGTCACCCTCGTCTTTCTCACCGCCCTGGCGGGGAGTTTGGTGACGGCGCGGGGGATGGATTGGTATCGGACGATTCAGGTGCCGGCGTGGACGCCGGGCGGGAACGTGATTGGCACGGTGTGGACGGTCCTGTTCGTGCTCGCGGCCGTTTCGATCATCGTGTATTGGACGCATGCCAGGCGGGGCAGGGAATTCCGCCGGGTCATCGGCGGGTTCGTCGTGAACGGCCTGCTCAACGTCGGTTGGAGCGTCACGTTCTTCGGCCTGCATCTCGTCGGTCCGGCGGTCCTCGTGTCCGCGGCGCTCGCCGCGAACGTGGCCTGGCTCATCTGGCAGGTCCGCCCGACTTCACGCGCCGCCTCGTGGCTCCTCGCGCCGTACTTCGCCTGGGTCTGTTTCGCGACCTACCTCACCTTTGCCATTTGGCGGCCGAACGGCTGA